One genomic window of Halobellus limi includes the following:
- a CDS encoding DNA topoisomerase I — translation MSQGPELIITEKDNAARRIADILSGGSAEADRRNGVNVYKWGGKRCIGLSGHVVGVDFPPEYNDWRDVEPVELIDAPIDKHPTQENIVSALRLLARRAGRVVIATDYDREGELIGKEAYELVREVNEDVPVDRVRFSSITENEVTEAFANPDELDFDLAAAGEARQIIDLVWGAALTRYLSLSARQLGDDFISVGRVQGPTLKLIVDREREIEAFDPEDYWELFADLEKAASGGEDAASFESQYFYLDEDGNEAERVWDEETAERAYETLESASAAAVDSVRRRTRTDDPPAPFNTTQFIRAAGSLGYSAQRAMSIAEDLYTAGYVTYPRTDNTVYPDDLEPRDLLDAFSGTRTFGDDADSLLEQEEIEPTAGDEETTDHPPIHPTGELPSHSDLSEDEWEVYELVVRRFFATVAESATWEHLRVVATVAGDGEDLSLKANGKRLVEPGYHAVYPYSNASESFVPDVAEGEELTVTDTSLDAKQTQPPRRYGQSRLIETMEQMGIGTKATRHDVIQKLYDRGYIESDPPRPTRLARAVVEASEEFADRIVSEEMTAQLEQDMQAITRGDATLEEVTDESREILEEVFEGLMESGEDVGEHLQKSLKADKTVGECPECGGDLVIRKSRRGSYFIGCDSYPDCTYTLPLPSTGKPLLLEETCEEHGLAHVKMLAGRKTFVHGCPLCKAEEADEQEDLVIGPCPDCGSEHGGELAIKRLRSGSRLVGCTRYPDCDYSLPLPRRGDVEVTEETCEEHDLPKLRIVYDDEDREPWDLGCPICNYREYQAEQSESGSDLESVSGIGEKTAEKLKDAGVENVESLKEAEPDAIADRVDGVGPDTVREWQAKAD, via the coding sequence AACTCATCATCACCGAGAAGGACAACGCCGCTCGGCGGATCGCCGACATCCTGAGCGGCGGGTCCGCCGAGGCCGACCGGCGCAACGGCGTGAACGTCTACAAGTGGGGCGGCAAGCGCTGTATCGGCCTCTCGGGCCACGTCGTCGGCGTCGACTTCCCCCCGGAGTACAACGACTGGCGCGACGTCGAACCGGTCGAACTCATCGACGCGCCGATCGACAAGCACCCGACGCAGGAGAACATCGTCTCTGCGCTCCGTCTCCTCGCCCGCCGCGCCGGCCGCGTCGTGATCGCGACCGACTACGACCGCGAGGGCGAACTCATCGGCAAGGAGGCGTACGAACTCGTCCGCGAGGTCAACGAGGACGTCCCGGTCGACCGCGTGCGGTTCTCCTCGATCACCGAGAACGAGGTGACCGAGGCGTTCGCGAACCCCGACGAACTCGACTTCGACCTCGCCGCGGCCGGTGAGGCCCGCCAGATCATCGACCTCGTGTGGGGCGCGGCGCTCACTCGATACCTCTCGCTTTCGGCCCGGCAGCTCGGCGACGACTTCATTTCCGTGGGGCGGGTCCAGGGGCCGACGCTGAAGCTGATCGTCGACCGCGAGCGCGAGATCGAGGCGTTCGACCCCGAGGACTACTGGGAGCTGTTCGCGGACCTCGAAAAGGCCGCCTCCGGCGGCGAGGACGCCGCCTCGTTCGAGTCGCAGTACTTCTACCTCGACGAGGACGGCAACGAGGCCGAGCGCGTCTGGGACGAGGAGACGGCCGAGCGCGCCTACGAGACGCTCGAATCGGCGTCGGCGGCGGCCGTCGACTCCGTCCGCCGGCGGACCCGGACGGACGACCCGCCCGCGCCGTTCAACACGACGCAGTTCATCCGCGCGGCGGGGTCGCTCGGCTATTCCGCCCAGCGCGCGATGAGCATCGCCGAGGACCTCTACACCGCCGGGTACGTCACGTACCCGCGGACGGACAACACGGTCTACCCCGACGACCTGGAGCCCCGGGACCTCCTCGACGCCTTCTCGGGCACGCGGACCTTCGGCGACGACGCCGATTCGCTGCTCGAACAGGAGGAGATCGAACCGACCGCGGGCGACGAGGAGACGACCGACCACCCGCCGATCCACCCGACGGGCGAACTCCCGAGTCACTCCGACCTCTCCGAGGACGAGTGGGAGGTGTACGAACTCGTCGTTCGGCGGTTCTTCGCGACCGTCGCCGAGTCGGCCACCTGGGAGCACCTCCGCGTGGTCGCGACCGTCGCCGGCGACGGCGAGGACCTCTCGCTGAAGGCGAACGGCAAACGGCTCGTCGAGCCGGGGTACCACGCGGTGTATCCCTACTCCAACGCCAGCGAGTCGTTCGTCCCCGACGTCGCCGAGGGCGAGGAGTTGACTGTCACCGACACCAGTCTGGACGCAAAGCAGACCCAGCCTCCGCGGCGCTACGGCCAGTCGCGGCTCATCGAGACGATGGAGCAGATGGGAATCGGGACGAAGGCGACCCGCCACGACGTCATCCAGAAACTGTACGACCGCGGCTACATCGAGAGCGATCCGCCGCGGCCGACCCGCCTGGCCCGCGCGGTCGTCGAGGCCTCCGAGGAGTTCGCCGACCGGATCGTGAGCGAGGAGATGACGGCGCAGTTAGAGCAGGACATGCAGGCGATCACCCGCGGGGACGCCACCCTGGAGGAGGTGACAGACGAGTCCAGAGAGATCCTCGAGGAGGTCTTCGAGGGGCTGATGGAGTCGGGCGAGGACGTTGGCGAACACCTCCAGAAGTCGCTGAAGGCCGACAAGACCGTGGGCGAGTGCCCCGAGTGCGGCGGCGACCTCGTGATCAGGAAGAGCCGCCGGGGGTCGTACTTCATCGGCTGTGACTCCTACCCAGACTGCACGTACACGCTCCCGCTGCCGTCGACCGGCAAGCCGCTCCTGTTGGAGGAGACCTGCGAGGAGCACGGTCTCGCGCACGTCAAGATGCTCGCGGGCCGGAAGACGTTCGTCCACGGCTGTCCGCTCTGCAAGGCCGAGGAGGCCGACGAACAGGAGGACCTCGTGATCGGGCCGTGTCCGGACTGCGGGTCCGAACACGGTGGGGAACTCGCGATCAAGCGCCTCCGCTCGGGGTCGCGGCTCGTCGGCTGCACGCGCTACCCCGACTGCGACTACTCGCTGCCGCTGCCGCGCCGGGGCGACGTCGAAGTGACCGAGGAGACCTGCGAGGAGCACGACCTCCCGAAACTGCGGATCGTCTACGACGACGAGGACCGCGAACCGTGGGACCTCGGCTGTCCGATCTGCAACTACCGGGAGTACCAGGCCGAGCAGAGCGAGAGCGGCTCCGACCTAGAGAGCGTCAGCGGCATCGGCGAGAAGACCGCGGAGAAGCTGAAGGACGCCGGCGTCGAGAACGTCGAGTCGCTGAAGGAGGCCGAACCCGACGCCATCGCCGATCGGGTCGACGGCGTCGGTCCGGACACCGTCCGCGAGTGGCAGGCGAAGGCGGACTGA